One genomic window of Magnolia sinica isolate HGM2019 chromosome 3, MsV1, whole genome shotgun sequence includes the following:
- the LOC131240730 gene encoding uncharacterized protein LOC131240730 produces MAIKLKLLIDKEKNRVVLAESDKYFVDTLFSFLTIPIGAIVRLSSQKSNIGCMDALQESVKNLDSQYLQTEAVKEMLLCPKSSWESQAKDLALNVDTELTRYYVCTSCYTGSHPLISTVKNVQCRCGQEMAKEVVIKKSKPAADGINEGVTVKETMRFTIGDDLRVSPISTETSLSLLHKLGVRDWTALEEKNVDVGANEALRILRRLFVSTTPLTDVFLRKPEALEDAFDSLKLSPKDIVIDKKDTRKEMSLKLLINKSNNKAVYAEATTDFLDLLISFLTFPLGSVVKLLGPGSSIGCLDNFHKSVEDLSGGDDCIISEECRAMLLDPKLSPHSGCDSQLLPVVEAGPKTIYPSEFSSCFHCGCDNGHDYSKCSGVSIRELHFINPKVSRAATKCGGGFVKGPNLKFMVTDGLDVKPLSFISGITILDRFNVRISDVQNRVVSVGVEEAFSLLKASLSSKTVLSDVFCQKNANQSKIKLERK; encoded by the exons ATGGCTATCAAGTTGAAGCTGTTGATTGACAAGGAGAAAAACCGAGTGGTGCTTGCCGAATCCGACAAGTACTTTGTTGATACCCTCTTCAGCTTCTTGACAATACCAATAGGTGCTATAGTGCGACTCAGCAGCCAGAAATCCAATATTGGATGCATGGATGCATTGCAAGAGAGCGTAAAAAATCTCGATTCTCAGTATCTACAGACAGAGGCTGTGAAGGAGATGTTGCTCTGCCCGAAAAGTTCATGGGAATCTCAAGCCAAGGATCTAGCACTAAATGTCGATACCGAGCTTACAAGGTATTATGTATGTACGTCATGTTACACAGGGTCCCACCCCTTGATCAGTACTGTTAAGAATGTCCAATGTCGCTGTGGACAAGAAATGGCTAAGGAGGTGGTTATTAAGAAGTCAAAGCCGGCTGCGGACGGTATCAATGAGGGAGTCACTGTGAAGGAAACTATGAGGTTTACCATAGGCGATGATCTACGGGTGAGCCCCATTTCCACGGAGACCTCCCTATCGCTGCTTCACAAGCTTGGTGTTAGGGACTGGACTGCTCTCGAGGAGAAGAATGTGGACGTGGGTGCCAATGAG GCTTTACGTATACTGAGACGATTGTTCGTCTCCACCACACCTTTGACGGACGTGTTTCTGCGGAAGCCTGAGGCTCTTGAGGATGCTTTTGACTCCCTAAAGTTAAGCCCCAAAGACATTGTCATAGATAAGAAAGACACTAGAAAGGAAATGAGTTTGAAGCTTCTGATCAACAAATCCAATAACAAGGCGGTGTACGCAGAGGCCACAACTGACTTTCTGGACCTTCTAATCAGCTTCCTCACCTTCCCACTTGGATCCGTAGTAAAGCTCTTGGGCCCAGGTTCTTCTATCGGATGTTTGGATAATTTTCACAAAAGCGTGGAGGATTTGAGTGGTGGTGACGATTGTATCATATCTGAGGAATGCAGGGCCATGCTACTAGACCCCAAGCTATCGCCACATTCAGGGTGTGACTCCCAGCTACTGCCAGTCGTGGAGGCAGGCCCTAAGACAATCTACCCGTCTGAGTTTAGTAGTTGTTTTCACTGTGGCTGCGACAATGGCCACGACTATTCAAAATGCAGTGGTGTTTCAATCCGAGAACTGCATTTCATAAATCCGAAGGTGAGTCGTGCAGCCACAAAGTGTGGAGGGGGATTTGTGAAGGGACCAAATTTGAAGTTTATGGTAacggacgggttggatgttaaGCCTCTATCATTTATCTCGGGCATTACCATCCTTGACAGATTCAACGTGCGCATCAGCGATGTACAGAATCGAGTAGTAAGCGTGGGCGTTGAAGAG GCTTTCTCTCTCCTTAAGGCTTCTTTGTCCTCCAAGACAGTTCTGAGCGATGTCTTCTGTCAGAAGAATGCAAATCAATCTAAAATCAAATTGGAACGCAAATGA